Proteins encoded within one genomic window of Streptomyces kaniharaensis:
- a CDS encoding medium chain dehydrogenase/reductase family protein, with amino-acid sequence METDRMFQVVLPGIVAPEGLEIRHGRVPQAGRGQVVVAVEASGVSFAEQQMRRGRYYDQPPFPFVPGYDLVGRVLATGAGVDPGLTGRRVAALVKTGGWSSHVVLDAADTVEVPDGLAADEAETVVVNGITAWQMLHRRARVRAGQTVLVHGASGGVGSVLAQLARAAGATVIGTASARHHDALRDLGVIPVDYRSGDVAARVRDLAPAGVNAVFDHVGGRSVIDSWHLLAAGGTLVAYGSASTRDDTGSKQWPVLKILARTWLWNTLPNGRRAFFYNIWAGRALGKDRFRARLRTDLTEVLAALRRGDVSAPIAARLPLTRAAEALRLAESGTVTGKIVLTP; translated from the coding sequence ATGGAGACCGACCGCATGTTCCAGGTCGTTCTGCCCGGCATCGTCGCGCCGGAGGGCCTGGAGATCCGGCACGGCCGCGTGCCGCAGGCAGGCCGCGGGCAGGTCGTCGTCGCGGTGGAGGCGAGCGGCGTCTCGTTCGCCGAACAGCAGATGCGCCGGGGGCGGTACTACGACCAGCCGCCCTTCCCGTTCGTCCCCGGCTACGACCTCGTGGGCCGGGTGCTGGCCACCGGCGCAGGCGTCGACCCGGGCCTGACCGGGCGGCGGGTGGCCGCACTGGTGAAGACCGGCGGATGGTCCAGCCACGTGGTGCTCGACGCGGCGGACACGGTCGAGGTCCCGGACGGGCTCGCCGCGGACGAGGCGGAGACCGTCGTGGTCAACGGCATCACCGCCTGGCAGATGCTGCACCGCCGCGCACGGGTACGGGCCGGGCAGACCGTCCTGGTGCACGGCGCGAGCGGCGGGGTGGGCTCCGTCCTGGCTCAGCTCGCCCGGGCGGCCGGCGCGACGGTGATCGGCACGGCGTCCGCCCGGCACCACGACGCCCTGCGGGACCTCGGCGTCATCCCGGTCGACTACCGCTCCGGCGACGTCGCGGCCCGGGTCCGGGACCTGGCACCCGCCGGGGTGAACGCCGTCTTCGACCACGTCGGCGGCCGGAGCGTCATCGACTCCTGGCACCTGCTGGCCGCCGGCGGCACGCTCGTCGCCTACGGCAGCGCCTCCACCCGCGACGACACCGGCTCCAAGCAGTGGCCCGTCCTGAAGATCCTCGCCCGCACCTGGCTCTGGAACACCCTGCCCAACGGGCGCCGCGCCTTCTTCTACAACATCTGGGCCGGCCGCGCCCTCGGCAAGGACCGCTTCCGGGCCCGCCTGCGCACCGACCTCACCGAAGTGCTCGCCGCCCTGCGCCGCGGCGACGTCTCCGCCCCCATCGCCGCCCGTCTCCCGCTCACCCGGGCCGCCGAGGCCCTGCGCCTGGCGGAGTCCGGCACCGTCACCGGGAAGATCGTCCTGACCCCCTGA
- a CDS encoding AMP-binding protein, protein MTGAPDTATHTGLVLAGLARDPGRVAIRSGERALTAQDCLDAVYRLARALDGAGLARGDGVTVLAGNRPETVLARLAANLLGCRVAMLYPDRPVAEQVAMAEDAGTAALVFDPAGLEATAGHLARALPSAALFALGQTALGTDLLELAAPLSPVPILPRYRPEDVMAVRFTGGTTGRPKGVLRRFARPPRPELEAASVFLLCTALCHGGGTTADLALAAGGTVVLQEGFAAGAVLAAVERFGVSRVYLPPHLLYRVLDHPMLSRTNLGSLRRVTYTGCPASPRRLAEATRRLGRVLHQTYSLTECGPVSRLAPDEHLDPRLLTTAGRPFPDTEVRILDEAGTPLPPGRTGEICVRSPAVMRGYWRDPELTARVLRDGWLHTGDLGSLDAAGYLTVVGRREPMAIVDAHNVFPRDVEGPLLAHPEVREAVMFATAGPDRLERVHAAVTTAPGARVTEEQLHRWVRERSGPLCAPSSILLLPGIPLGDTGKPDLGVLRALVDGPSGYASAAPGAREGA, encoded by the coding sequence GTGACCGGAGCCCCCGACACCGCGACGCACACCGGGCTGGTGCTGGCAGGGCTGGCGCGCGATCCGGGCCGGGTGGCGATCCGGTCCGGCGAGCGGGCGCTGACCGCGCAGGACTGCCTGGACGCCGTGTACCGGCTGGCCCGGGCGCTGGACGGGGCCGGCCTCGCGCGCGGGGACGGGGTGACGGTGCTGGCGGGGAACCGGCCGGAGACGGTGCTGGCGCGGCTGGCCGCGAACCTGCTGGGCTGCCGGGTGGCGATGCTGTACCCGGACCGCCCGGTGGCCGAGCAGGTCGCGATGGCGGAGGACGCCGGGACGGCGGCGCTGGTGTTCGACCCGGCCGGACTCGAAGCCACCGCCGGGCACCTCGCCCGGGCGCTCCCGTCGGCCGCACTGTTCGCGCTCGGCCAGACGGCCCTCGGGACGGACCTCCTGGAGCTGGCGGCGCCGCTCTCCCCCGTGCCGATCCTGCCCCGGTACCGGCCGGAGGACGTGATGGCGGTGCGGTTCACGGGCGGGACGACCGGGCGGCCGAAGGGGGTGCTGCGCCGGTTCGCCCGGCCGCCGAGGCCGGAGTTGGAGGCCGCGTCCGTGTTCCTGCTCTGCACCGCGCTGTGCCACGGCGGCGGGACGACGGCGGATCTGGCGCTGGCGGCGGGCGGCACGGTGGTGCTGCAGGAGGGGTTCGCCGCCGGTGCGGTGCTGGCGGCGGTGGAGCGGTTCGGGGTGTCCCGGGTGTATCTGCCGCCGCATCTGCTGTACCGGGTGCTGGACCATCCGATGCTGTCGCGGACGAATCTGGGCAGCCTGCGCCGCGTGACGTACACGGGCTGCCCGGCGTCTCCGCGGCGGCTGGCGGAGGCGACCCGCCGGCTGGGCCGGGTGCTGCACCAGACGTACAGCCTGACGGAGTGCGGGCCGGTCAGCCGGCTGGCGCCCGACGAGCATCTGGACCCGCGGCTGCTGACCACCGCCGGGCGCCCGTTCCCGGACACGGAGGTGCGGATCCTGGACGAGGCCGGCACCCCGCTGCCGCCGGGCCGGACCGGGGAGATCTGTGTGCGCTCCCCGGCCGTGATGCGGGGCTACTGGCGCGATCCGGAGCTGACCGCGCGGGTGCTGCGCGACGGCTGGCTGCACACCGGGGATCTGGGCAGCCTGGACGCGGCGGGCTACCTGACGGTGGTCGGGCGGCGCGAGCCGATGGCGATCGTGGACGCGCACAACGTGTTCCCGCGGGACGTCGAGGGGCCGCTGCTCGCGCACCCGGAGGTCCGGGAGGCGGTGATGTTCGCGACGGCGGGGCCGGACCGGCTGGAGCGGGTGCACGCGGCGGTGACGACCGCGCCCGGCGCACGGGTGACGGAGGAGCAGCTGCACCGCTGGGTGAGGGAGCGGAGTGGTCCGCTCTGCGCGCCGTCGTCGATTCTGCTCCTGCCGGGGATCCCTCTCGGGGACACCGGGAAGCCGGATCTCGGGGTGCTGCGGGCGCTGGTGGACGGCCCGTCAGGGTACGCGTCCGCCGCCCCGGGGGCGCGCGAAGGGGCGTAG
- a CDS encoding thioesterase II family protein — protein MPSSAAVDSPWFRRFRPADSAPARIVFFPHAGGAASFFVDYATALSPYADVLAVQYPGRQNRFVEPAVDSVEELAEQVYRELRPWADRPLTLFGHSLGSAVCFEVARRFARDGVAGPEHLFVSAGRAPSRPRDTEVHLLSDDGLIAEIGRLGGTDERLLADPELRALILPALRADYTAIETYRCAPDATVPQPITALVGDSDDRATVDDASPWAGHTTGGFDLRVFRGGHFYLTEQAPAVLELLTAHLRG, from the coding sequence ATGCCCAGCAGTGCCGCCGTCGACAGCCCGTGGTTCCGACGCTTCCGCCCGGCCGACTCCGCGCCCGCCCGGATCGTCTTCTTCCCGCACGCGGGCGGCGCCGCGAGCTTCTTCGTCGACTACGCGACCGCGCTGTCCCCGTACGCCGACGTGCTCGCCGTCCAGTACCCGGGCCGGCAGAACCGCTTCGTCGAGCCGGCGGTCGACTCGGTGGAGGAACTCGCCGAGCAGGTGTACCGGGAGCTGCGGCCCTGGGCGGACCGCCCGCTGACCCTGTTCGGGCACAGCCTCGGCTCGGCGGTCTGCTTCGAGGTCGCCCGCCGCTTCGCCCGGGACGGCGTGGCCGGGCCGGAGCACCTGTTCGTCTCGGCCGGCCGGGCGCCATCCCGGCCCCGGGACACCGAGGTGCACCTGCTGTCCGACGACGGGCTGATCGCCGAGATCGGCCGGCTCGGCGGCACCGACGAACGCCTCCTTGCCGACCCGGAGCTGCGCGCCCTGATCCTCCCGGCGCTGCGGGCCGACTACACCGCCATCGAGACCTACCGTTGCGCGCCGGACGCGACCGTGCCGCAGCCGATCACCGCCCTGGTCGGGGACTCCGACGACCGGGCGACCGTCGACGACGCCTCCCCGTGGGCCGGGCACACGACTGGCGGCTTCGACCTGCGGGTGTTCCGCGGCGGGCACTTCTACCTGACCGAGCAGGCCCCGGCCGTGCTGGAGCTGCTCACCGCGCACCTGCGCGGCTGA
- a CDS encoding metallophosphoesterase family protein: MKVAFVGDVHGRVLHALGAVLMLQARRGLRLDAVIQVGDLGAYPSPDRFDESSRRFHADNPAQGDFFRLLDSSGRVATGVVAALRQLPRILFLSGNHEDHEWLGSLHDAARADVVPVDPFGAFHHVACGHVTEVAGERVAFLGLIEAPGKMDFDEAAYARLLATEPGSVDVLVTHDGPYGMSRSRRGDVQGSARLSRLIEHLQPRLHVGGHYHHENGPRHYGRTVSHALAQLVDPKRDRWQPEPINPEQRITPGSIGVLDTRTHAFEYVHDDWLAEISGDDLDLTRIAAMTCPR; encoded by the coding sequence ATGAAGGTTGCCTTTGTCGGCGATGTGCACGGGCGTGTGCTGCACGCGCTGGGCGCTGTGTTGATGTTGCAAGCGCGGCGAGGACTGCGGCTTGACGCCGTCATCCAGGTCGGGGATCTCGGGGCCTACCCCTCCCCCGACCGGTTCGATGAATCAAGCCGTCGGTTCCATGCGGACAATCCGGCGCAGGGTGACTTCTTCCGGCTGCTGGATTCATCAGGGCGGGTGGCTACGGGTGTTGTCGCCGCCCTCCGGCAGCTGCCCCGGATCCTGTTCCTGAGTGGCAATCACGAGGACCACGAGTGGCTCGGGTCTCTGCACGACGCGGCACGCGCTGATGTCGTGCCGGTGGATCCTTTCGGCGCCTTCCACCACGTCGCCTGTGGTCACGTCACCGAGGTCGCCGGGGAGCGGGTGGCGTTCCTCGGCCTGATCGAGGCGCCGGGAAAGATGGACTTCGACGAGGCCGCGTACGCACGGCTGCTCGCCACCGAACCCGGCAGCGTCGACGTGCTCGTCACCCACGACGGCCCCTACGGCATGTCCCGCAGCAGGCGAGGAGACGTCCAGGGCTCGGCAAGGCTGTCCAGGCTCATCGAGCATCTCCAGCCGCGCCTACACGTCGGCGGCCACTACCACCACGAGAACGGACCCCGCCACTACGGCCGGACGGTGTCACACGCGCTCGCCCAGCTGGTCGACCCCAAGAGGGACCGGTGGCAGCCGGAGCCGATCAATCCGGAGCAGCGGATCACGCCCGGCAGCATCGGTGTACTCGACACCCGGACCCATGCGTTCGAGTACGTCCACGACGACTGGCTCGCCGAGATCAGCGGCGACGACCTCGACCTGACCCGGATCGCCGCGATGACCTGCCCTCGATGA
- a CDS encoding FAD-dependent oxidoreductase, giving the protein MGAATISAAPLAAAAARELPRGRSVLPGDPRYQTLSQGFNQRWRSDPAYIRLVGNEADAVAALNRALHRGLRPTVRGGGHCYEGFVDNDGGVILDLSTMRGVEASTDKFGGETYCVEGGATNWDVYTTLFREYARTLPAGSCYSVGAGGHICGGGYGLLSRRHGLTVDHLVQVDVVTVRGGTGEVTKAHRDDPEDSPERDLFWAHTGGGGGNFGVVLRYHFAADIPQPPPRVWLSSVAWPWDDLLKRPGDFETLLRNYGAFLMEHSGPEEPVYQGLFTLLHLTHRSNGNVVLVSQWDGDDPGPLDDFVAAVEAGMATRSTVQTHSAGGLFLPYPEKRRQLPWFQATMTLNGSGDNQRGKYKSAYHREPFSQVQIDAFWRWLVRDVKGADLKKTLVQIDSYGCRVNARKPGETAVPQRDSIMKLQYQTYWTDPAEDAAHLDYLAGLYRDAYRETGGVPEIDTGTDGAYVNYPDVDLGTADQPDAAYPRLYYKGNYARLQSAKKYWDGEGVFHHAQSITVPED; this is encoded by the coding sequence GTGGGAGCGGCGACCATAAGTGCGGCGCCGCTGGCTGCGGCGGCGGCCCGGGAGCTGCCCAGGGGGCGGTCCGTCCTGCCGGGGGATCCCCGCTACCAGACGCTCAGTCAGGGCTTCAACCAGCGCTGGCGCAGCGACCCGGCCTACATCCGCCTGGTGGGCAACGAGGCCGACGCCGTGGCCGCGCTGAACCGTGCGCTCCACCGGGGGTTACGGCCGACCGTGCGGGGCGGCGGGCACTGCTACGAGGGGTTCGTCGACAACGACGGGGGTGTCATCCTCGACCTCAGCACCATGCGCGGCGTCGAGGCGTCGACCGACAAGTTCGGCGGGGAGACGTACTGCGTCGAGGGCGGCGCCACCAACTGGGACGTCTACACGACACTGTTCCGCGAGTACGCCCGCACCCTGCCCGCCGGCTCGTGCTACTCGGTCGGTGCGGGCGGGCACATCTGCGGCGGCGGGTACGGACTGCTCTCCCGGCGGCACGGGCTGACGGTCGACCACCTGGTGCAGGTCGACGTGGTCACCGTCCGGGGCGGCACCGGCGAGGTGACGAAGGCCCACCGCGACGACCCGGAGGACTCGCCCGAGCGGGACCTCTTCTGGGCCCACACCGGGGGTGGCGGCGGGAACTTCGGGGTCGTCCTGCGCTACCACTTCGCGGCGGACATCCCGCAGCCGCCGCCGCGGGTCTGGCTCAGCAGCGTCGCCTGGCCCTGGGACGACCTGCTCAAGCGCCCTGGGGACTTCGAGACGCTGCTGCGGAACTACGGCGCCTTCCTGATGGAGCACAGCGGGCCGGAGGAGCCGGTCTACCAGGGCCTGTTCACTCTCCTCCATCTCACCCACCGCTCCAACGGGAACGTGGTCCTGGTGAGCCAGTGGGACGGCGACGACCCCGGGCCGCTGGACGACTTCGTGGCGGCGGTGGAGGCCGGGATGGCGACCCGGTCGACGGTCCAGACCCACAGCGCCGGCGGGCTGTTCCTGCCGTACCCGGAGAAACGCCGGCAACTGCCGTGGTTCCAGGCCACCATGACGCTCAACGGCTCGGGCGACAACCAGCGCGGCAAGTACAAGTCGGCCTACCACCGCGAGCCCTTCAGTCAGGTCCAGATCGACGCCTTCTGGCGCTGGCTGGTGCGGGACGTGAAGGGCGCCGACCTGAAGAAGACGCTGGTCCAGATCGACTCCTACGGTTGCCGGGTCAACGCCCGCAAGCCCGGGGAGACCGCCGTCCCGCAGCGCGACTCGATCATGAAGCTCCAGTACCAGACGTACTGGACGGACCCGGCGGAGGACGCGGCCCACCTCGACTACCTCGCGGGGCTCTACCGGGACGCCTACCGCGAGACCGGGGGCGTCCCCGAGATCGACACCGGCACCGACGGCGCCTACGTCAACTATCCGGACGTCGACCTGGGCACCGCCGACCAGCCGGACGCGGCCTACCCGCGGCTCTACTACAAGGGGAACTACGCGCGGCTGCAGAGCGCCAAGAAGTACTGGGACGGCGAGGGGGTGTTCCACCACGCGCAGTCGATCACCGTGCCCGAGGACTGA
- a CDS encoding AAA family ATPase, whose amino-acid sequence MNSRTDRTETVPRGVVDLRGAAGPAFTVRYPAGAVVVVSGLPGAGKSTLLRRWSGPGGGGLATVDPRTVHEACEAVMPASLPYAVYRPWARLEHGRLLRTSVRHGGPLLVHDCGSRAWMRRWLAREAARQGRELHLVLLDVGSAAALDGQRTRGRHVPPRTFARHHRGLVRLFAALTGHLEAGAPMPIPEAASVLLLDATSRSRAEAVRFGPGS is encoded by the coding sequence ATGAACAGCAGGACGGACAGAACCGAGACGGTGCCGCGCGGTGTCGTCGACCTGCGGGGCGCGGCCGGGCCGGCGTTCACCGTGCGGTATCCGGCAGGCGCGGTGGTGGTCGTCTCCGGCCTCCCCGGCGCCGGGAAGAGCACGCTGCTGCGCCGCTGGTCCGGACCGGGCGGTGGCGGCCTCGCCACGGTCGACCCGCGGACCGTGCACGAGGCCTGCGAAGCCGTCATGCCCGCGAGCCTGCCGTACGCGGTCTACCGGCCGTGGGCCCGCCTGGAGCACGGCCGCCTGCTGCGCACCTCCGTCCGGCACGGCGGCCCGCTGCTCGTGCACGACTGCGGCAGCCGTGCCTGGATGCGCCGCTGGCTCGCCCGCGAGGCCGCCCGGCAGGGCCGTGAGCTGCACCTGGTCCTGCTCGACGTCGGCTCCGCGGCGGCCCTGGACGGCCAACGCACCCGCGGCCGCCATGTCCCACCCCGTACCTTCGCCCGCCACCACCGCGGCCTGGTACGCCTGTTCGCCGCCCTCACCGGTCACCTGGAGGCGGGCGCTCCGATGCCGATACCGGAGGCGGCGTCCGTGCTGCTCCTCGACGCCACTTCGCGCTCCCGCGCGGAGGCGGTCCGCTTCGGGCCCGGGAGTTGA
- a CDS encoding TetR/AcrR family transcriptional regulator has product MGAVVRGLEEAEVTESEARTPRERYRAQVRDEIKRHAWEQIATAGASALSLNAIAKQMGMSGPALYRYFANRDELITELVRDAYRSLADTFRSRAKAGADLADLAHALRGWALEDPQRYLLVYGTPVPGYQAPEDTTRITAEIMAVLLDACTAAASPPTTTTRLDEHLADHRTWAGEHPAPPSALRHALTVWTRLHGVLSLELAGHFAGMGFDPARLYAAETDALATHCR; this is encoded by the coding sequence ATGGGTGCCGTCGTCAGAGGCCTGGAGGAGGCGGAAGTGACCGAGTCGGAGGCGAGGACTCCTCGGGAGCGCTACCGCGCCCAGGTGCGGGATGAGATCAAGCGGCACGCCTGGGAGCAGATCGCCACCGCCGGGGCCTCGGCCCTGTCCCTCAACGCCATCGCCAAGCAGATGGGCATGAGCGGGCCCGCCCTCTACCGGTACTTCGCCAACCGCGACGAACTGATCACCGAACTCGTCCGGGACGCCTACCGCAGCCTGGCCGACACCTTCCGGTCCCGCGCAAAGGCCGGCGCCGACCTGGCCGATCTGGCGCACGCCCTGCGCGGCTGGGCGCTCGAGGACCCCCAGCGGTACCTCCTCGTCTACGGCACGCCCGTGCCCGGCTACCAGGCCCCGGAGGACACCACCCGGATCACCGCCGAGATCATGGCCGTCCTCCTCGACGCCTGCACCGCCGCCGCGTCACCCCCGACCACCACGACACGCCTCGACGAACACCTCGCGGACCACCGCACATGGGCCGGGGAGCACCCCGCCCCGCCGTCGGCCCTCCGCCACGCCCTGACCGTCTGGACCCGCCTGCACGGCGTGCTGTCCCTGGAACTCGCCGGCCACTTCGCGGGCATGGGCTTCGACCCGGCCCGGCTCTACGCCGCCGAAACGGACGCCCTCGCGACACACTGCCGGTGA